DNA from Lonchura striata isolate bLonStr1 chromosome 5, bLonStr1.mat, whole genome shotgun sequence:
ATTAACGGAGAAGCACTACAGGCATGCTTTAATCTAGAGCCTGAACAAATGGGGGTCATTCTCTGTGCTTGTCTGTAGTTCATCACCAGGCATTCTCAATAAGAGCAAGAACACAATCCTGGCACTTTTCTGTGTTCTTCATGTCCTGCAAAAAACTGTGAAGAAGCCTCTGTCATTTAAGCCATGTTATAGAGTTGATAGACCTCTTCCATtttaagggaagaaaattatttgataGATTCTTGACTTAATAAAATTGACATCCATTCAAAtaattgcaaatttttttttcagaacttaCAACAGGATTTTTGCAGAATTATGGTTTCAAGAGAAGACATGAGTTTTACAATGGATGTGTGTTTTCTCACACACCAGAAGTTTTAATGGctgctttttttgctttgcttgtgtgtatGGCTTAAGGACAGTGAAGTACCACTGCTCACAACAAATGACAAGAAACTCTGAAAGTTACTTCTTGatgcatttaatttcttttgtgcTGTTCTAGGAGCTAGGGTATTATCAAGTGTGAGATTACAATTGTACCAGGATCAAAAGCACTCCAGTTGGATCAGGTAAAAacaagtaacaaaatattaggaaaagaaacactgaaaaatacaaatcatATCATCAGTCACGCATCAGTTATAAATCCAAATTCTGAAACCCTTGAAAATCAGTCCCAGGAAAAGTTCACGGCCACcctttcaaaaggaaaatattccagTTCGAGGAGACTAAGAGTGGAGGAACCTCCCATGCCAGCCCTCTACTTGACCTTTGCTGCCCAAAAGGTAAATTGCATCCTTGGTACACACACAGAGTTGACCTGGGGAACGCTGCTCTTTCAGGACTTGTCATTAGGTGGTTTCTTCTTGGCTTCCACATCCTTCTTAAAATCTTCCAGCTTCTTTGCAATGTTAGGAATCtttaaagacaaaacaaaacaatcaaacTCCACACTATAAAAAATCCTGGGCTACGTGAGTTTCATCAGGAAATACCATACACACAGCAAGAAATTCCATAAAATTTGAACTGGttttaaaaagatatttccagtttctgttACCTTAAACAGAGATTAAATCTAATAAGTATCAGGCAAACAGCAGATGAGGCTTCAGGAAATACTTAGATTATTAAAGGTATAAGTCAGTGGTGATGGGaacaggaggaaggaaaaaggatcACATTACAAGAAATTTAGCAAGACCAGGCTGGCTTCCTGACTGAAAGAAGACAAGCTTCCAAGAATAAGCAGATTTAAACACTGATGCACAgactttcaaagggaaaatcagATTGCACTATACTGGTCATAACCCAAGAGAAAAGAGATGTTCAAGAGCATCAAATATGTTCTCAAGATAtttattaagaaatatttctccTGGTTCATCTTGTGGGAAACAAAATTCTTCACTGGCTAATTCTACTGCATTGCAAATTGTCATCCTTTTGCAGTTTTACACCT
Protein-coding regions in this window:
- the STMP1 gene encoding short transmembrane mitochondrial protein 1, whose protein sequence is MLQFLLGFTLGNVVGMYLAQNYDIPNIAKKLEDFKKDVEAKKKPPNDKS